The Trichoderma atroviride chromosome 5, complete sequence genome contains a region encoding:
- a CDS encoding uncharacterized protein (EggNog:ENOG41) codes for MSIRSLAHLQRRQLGLRSPFSIFRFFRVQQNQPLPIKPVQIPAAANASLVHSTRNPKKCTCGWYHFYGKCGHLYQRFAGTCGRKTTSSGRSGFCTTPAPKNVIYGYYVNEKCTNAKCTVCRRRGH; via the coding sequence TTGCACACCTCCAACGGCGCCAGCTTGGCCTCCGCTCTCCCTTCTCAATCTTTCGATTCTTCAGAGTACAGCAGAACCAACCACTACCAATCAAGCCTGTCCAGATCCCAGCTGCGGCAAATGCCTCTCTGGTACACAGCACTCGGAACCCCAAGAAATGCACGTGCGGATGGTATCACTTTTACGGCAAATGCGGCCACCTGTACCAGCGATTTGCAGGCACATGCGGCAGAAAGACGACGAGCTCTGGGCGAAGCGGATTCTGCACGACGCCTGCACCGAAGAATGTCATTTACGGATATTATGTCAATGAGAAGTGCACAAATGCAAAATGCACC